A portion of the Bactrocera neohumeralis isolate Rockhampton chromosome 2, APGP_CSIRO_Bneo_wtdbg2-racon-allhic-juicebox.fasta_v2, whole genome shotgun sequence genome contains these proteins:
- the LOC126751397 gene encoding uncharacterized protein LOC126751397 isoform X1: MYFTENQVLVHRYPNSFTTYLPAFIHMYDSLAIERNDFNKKNMKVKIDNAKAKIPTIRTSSNAKEEVSLDPHENALVLKLERKRSKKLIRNRHFHVVADDDEDDELKEEETEMEDVREVDFDENTSSQKSFDILPALSALTSTTPTTTTATRNNLIDFSIYIHTHYIVAKELTDHGAPVYILEELSTILTAQF; this comes from the exons atgtATTTTACTGAAAACCAAGTGCTAGTGCATAGGTATCCGAATTCGTTCACAACTTATTTGcctgcattcatacatatgtat gATTCACTCGCCATAGAACGAaacgatttcaataaaaaaaacatgaagGTTAAAATTGACAATGCAAAAGCGAAAATTCCCACCATTCGTACCTCGTCAAATGCCAAAGAGGAAGTTAGTTTAGATCCTCATGAAAAtgctttagttttaaaattggaaCGAAAACgtagcaaaaaattaattcgaaatcGTCACTTCCATGTAGTAGCAGACGATGATGAAGACGATGAGCTTAAGGAAGAAGAAACCGAAATGGAAGATGTTCGGGAAGTggattttgatgaaaatacTTCGAGCCAAAAGTCGTTTGATATTTTGCCAGCTTTATCAGCGTTGACATCTacgacaccaacaacaacaacagccacccGAAATAATCTTATC gatttttccatatacatacatacacattatattG TAGCTAAAGAGTTAACGGATCATGGTGCTCCAGTCTATATTCTCGAAGAACTTTCAACTATATTAACGGcgcaattttaa
- the LOC126756211 gene encoding GATOR complex protein WDR24 has protein sequence MQNVQDWRERGTEDANTISMRICQEGHANALALNRECNQIAVAGRSLLKVYAIYSDGFTEVCNMRGGKNQNLSYSSNDVAWSSLDSNILATAATNGVVSVWDLSRFGQKKQLHVYNEHERTAHTVGFDIHDPHILVSGSQDGTIKQFDIRNEKSSYTYYSNSESVRDVKFSPHMQYVISAVSENGTVQLWDLRKGDKSILQFTAHSGPVYTCDWHPTKNWLATGSRDKQIKIWNMDGKASLEHTIHTIAVVGRVKWRPDRTYHIASCALVVDYSIHVWDIRRPYIPFASFNDHTNVTTGIAWKGDNSQLLLSTSKDSTIYRHAFKDASRPALKANAQGASLGHRGDISFARKIKLTPTETITHGSKINSFVNRRRPTNTDEQFHLAQSDVCQFILKPSYTGYSVEEETTHLKEHECFIGCAKELILCGRKLTDMCEQNAIVTKKYGKHNATTLWTFIKVLYGSTEFSKQKYDIHRNSFSNQKSVQSLRRPAQIANVHEALQWDSNQNNDIASNDDSVDNVMHLDTDSSNVIVGVGLGSIKQNYPPFGSVILSETQILNEITFDNFDLLREGFIYVGPPDFSKMHSHQETALHHDVQAARPQLDLKPESKDTPPSSNMPSIIKVNTTPAIPIWEPHQFVAESIMLQGDVGDVQTSISILIAMGEARKLLQIDDALVETWFQTYIDQLHRYQLWNEACKVMNLSWLRSVRELNQQSTSVHTNCGECGRPLGSSVGWYCQKCKSMQSSKCSVCGLIVRGLYAWCQGCSHGGHLEHIMDYFGNHFKCPKCGHLCEYN, from the exons ATGCAGAACGTTCAGGACTGGCGCGAACGTGGCACTGAGGATGCCAATACCATTTCAATGCGCATTTGCCAGGAGGGACATGCAAATGCATTGGCGTTGAATAGAGAATGTAACCAAATAGCCGTCGCTGGCCGAAGTC ttttaaagGTGTATGCGATTTATAGTGATGGGTTTACAGAAGTCTGCAATATGCGCGGTggtaaaaatcaaaatcttaGTTACTCATCTAACGATGTAGCTTGGAGCTCTTTGGATAGTAATATATTGGCTACAGCTGCCACAAATGGTGTAGTATCGGTATGGGATCTTAGCCGCTTCGGGCAAAAGAAACAATTACATGTTTATAATGAGCATGAACGTACTGCACATACAGTTGGTTTTGACATTCACGATCCGCACATACTCGTATCTGGTTCACAAGACGGTACTATTAAGCAATTCGACATACGCAATGAAAAGTCGTCATATACTTATTATAGTAATTCAGAATCTGTCCGTGATGTAAAATTTAGTCCACATATGCAATATGTGATATCAGCAGTATCAGAAAATGGCACCGTTCAATTGTGGGACCTGCGAAA aggcGACAAAAGTATTCTACAATTCACAGCCCATAGTGGGCCTGTTTATACTTGTGATTGGCATCCTACCAAAAATTGGTTGGCCACCGGCAGTCgtgataaacaaataaaa ATTTGGAATATGGATGGGAAAGCATCGTTGGAGCATACAATTCATACCATTGCAGTTGTGGGCAGGGTAAAGTGGCGTCCTGATCGAAc TTATCACATTGCAAGTTGTGCATTAGTAGTCGATTATAGCATTCATGTTTGGGATATTCGACGGCCATACATACCTTTTGCTTCCTTTAATGATCATACCAATGTTACTACAGGCATCGCTTGGAAGGGGGATAATTCTCAGCTCTTACTTTCGACCAGCAAAGACTCTACTATTTATAGACATGCATTTAAAGACGCCTCCCGTCCGGCTTTGAAGGCAAATGCACAAGGTGCTAGTTTGGGTCATCGTGGAGATATTTCTTTCGCCCGAAAAATTAAGTTAACACCTACTGAGACTATTACACATGGgtctaaaattaattcatttgt CAATCGGCGACGGCCCACAAATACTGATGAGCAGTTCCATTTAGCTCAATCAGATGTTTGCCAGTTTATTCTTAAGCCATCG tACACTGGATATTCAGTTGAGGAGGAAACTACACATTTAAAGGAACATGAATGCTTCATAGGTTGTGCTAAAGAGCTGATTTTGTGCGGTAGAAAATTAACAGATATGTGTGAACAAAATGCaattgttacaaaaaaatacgGAAAGCACAAT GCAACCACATTGTGGACCTTTATTAAGGTTTTATATGGTTCCACTGAATTTAGTAAACAGAAATACGATATACATCGCAACTCTTTTTCTAATCAAAAAAGTGTGCAATCGTTACGTCGCCCCGCGCAAATAGCAAACGTTCACGAAGCGCTTCAGTGGGATAGTAACCAAAATAATGACATTGCTAGTAATGACGACAGTGTAGATAATGTTATGCATCTGGATACCGATTCGTCTAACGTTATAGTGGGCGTAGGTTTGGGGagcattaaacaaaattatccgCCATTCGGTTCTGTAATTCTCTCCGAGACACAAATACTTAATGAAATAACATTTGACAATTTTGATCTACTACGTGAAGGCTTCATATACGTCGGACCGCCAGACTTCTCAAAAATGCATTCTCACCAAGAAACCGCATTGCACCATGACGTACAAGCGGCACGCCCACAATTAGATTTAAAACCCGAATCTAAGGATACCCCACCG TCATCCAATATGCCAAGCATTATCAAAGTAAATACAACGCCCGCCATACCTATTTGGGAGCCTCATCAATTTGTTGCGGAATCGATAATGTTGCAAGGAGATGTTGGCGATGTGCAAACAAGTATTTCAATACTGATCGCTATGGGAGAGGCACGAAAACTTCTCCAAATCGATGATGCTCTCGTT GAAACATGGTTTCAAACATATATCGATCAACTTCATCGCTATCAACTCTGGAACGAAGCATGTAAAGTAATGAATCTTTCATGGCTTCGTTCAGTGCGCGAACTGAACCAACAATCCACCTCAGTGCACACAAATTGTGGTGAATGTGGACGACCTTTGGGCAGCAGTGTGGGATGGTACTGTCAGAAATGCAAATCAATGCAGTCATCAAAGTGCTCTGTTTGTGGTCTCATCGTGCGGGGTCTTTATGCGTGGTGCCAAGGATGCTCGCATGGTGGTCATTTAGAACACATTATGGATTATTTTGGCAATCACTTTAAATGTCCCAAATGTGGTCACTTATGTGAATACAATTAG
- the LOC126756199 gene encoding N-terminal kinase-like protein isoform X1, which produces MWSFFSRDSTKDFPYDIGEQVPGLESRSIWTLHKAKRKGTQEEVSVFVYDIRSGSDAKCELAKAALKRLKTLRHPSILQYLDSFETDKTLYIATEAVEPLGTHIEKLASHGPQKDLYLAWGVFQITRALSFLNNDGNLRHNNVCVWSVFVNSSGEWKLGSLEYVSPADGNPMPPIKVPPALEVYDPPEKNDQSKLKAATKCSVDMWGLGCLVWESFNGPLKMRSNLKDIDNIPKSLQTLYCELVGASPSNRPNPADIITRCRKPGGFFKNDLVDSLLFLEEIQIKDKAEKNRFFSGLTIHLDNFPDNVCKHKILPQLITAYEYGDAGSAVLAPMFKLGKLLDETDYQKRIVPCVVKLFASTDRVTRSRLLQQLELFIAHLQPQVVNDQIFPQVAHGFLDTNATIREQTVKSIIHLAPKLNYNNLNVEVLRHFARLQARDDQGGIRTNTTVCLGKIAPHLHPQVRQRVLVSAFIRAMRDPFPPARVAGVLALAATQQYFLLSEVANRVLPSLCSLTVDPEKTVRDPAFKTIRGFLGKLEKVSEDPSLRETMEADVHTATPSIGNAAATWAGWAVTAVTAKFYRSQSDSSRPRPPLTGRNLSKPASLEQPSSSSLSTTTSSVTSMTSLEHESNDTSASASDYGNNDWDNENWGEMDTSQDPSSPMAGTSNNGQLNASNALNEVRDGWDNEEWGSLEEEPGEEEEEQEEHSQPLHSRQSAHSVDEQLCTSTARPHQQQLLQHQLNELIEPLAKLNTHTATSPSRGQNQHALDLRSKDISNLAITQTTTTTVFSNCNNISPPHINNSTNSNANWNSDSWADGEFEPVEEQLTGNTKLDEARRKREEKKLQRQRELEARRAQRTSGPMKLGAKKL; this is translated from the exons ATGTGGTCGTTCTTCTCGCGCGACTCGACGAAAGACTTTCCATATGATATCGGTGAACAAGTGCCGGGCTTAGAGTCACGTTCCATTTGGACATTGCACAAAGCAAAGCGTAAGGGCACACAAGAAGAAGTATCAGTATTTGTTTATGATATACGAAGTGGTTCAGATGCTAAATGTGAATTAGCAAAGGCTGCATTGAAACGGCTTAAGACTTTAAGACACCCGAGCATTCTACAGTACCTGGACTCATTTGAAACGGATAAAACACTTTATATTGCTACTGAAGCAGTTGAACCTTTGGGTACTCACATTGAAAAGTTGGCCTCTCATGGTCCCCAAAAAGATTTGTATTTAGCATGGGGGGTGTTTCAAATCACA CGCGCACTTTCATTCCTTAACAATGACGGTAACTTAAGGCATAACAATGTTTGCGTTTGGTCGGTATTTGTTAATTCATCTGGAGAATGGAAACTTGGTAGTTTGGAGTATGTTTCGCCAGCGGACGGTAATCCTATGCCACCTATTAAAGTACCACCCGCTTTAGAGGTATATGATCCACCGGAAAAAAACGACCAGAGCAAATTAAAAGCAGCTACAAAATg CTCAGTTGATATGTGGGGATTGGGTTGTTTAGTTTGGGAGTCATTCAATGGACCTCTAAAAATGCGTTCAAACCTTAAAGACATAGATAATATTCCAAAGTCGTTGCAAACTCTTTATTGTGAATTGGTAGGCGCATCACCTTCAAATAGACCCAACCCAGCTGATATTATAACGAGATGTCGCAAACCAGGTGGCTTCTTTAAGAATGATTTAGTTGATTCTCTACTTTTCCTTGAGGAGATACAAATCAAAGACAAGGCTGAGAAAAATCGTTTCTTTAGTGGTTTAACAATACATTTGGATAATTTTCCCGACAACGTTTGCaa GCATAAAATACTTCCTCAGCTTATCACTGCATATGAATATGGTGATGCAGGATCAGCTGTGCTAGCACCCATGTTTAAACTTGGAAAATTACTTGATGAAACTGATTATCAAAAACGCATAGTTCCCTGTGTAGTGAAACTTTTTGCTTCCACAGATCGTGTGACGCGCTCCCGATTATTACAACAATTAGAATTGTTTATAGCACATTTGCAACCGCAGGTAGTGAACGATCAGATTTTTCCCCAAGTCGCACATGGCTTCTTGGATACCAATGCTACCATAAGAGAGCAAACTGTAAAG TCTATCATTCATCTGGCGCCTAAGCTGAACTACAATAATTTGAATGTTGAGGTTCTACGACATTTTGCGCGCTTGCAAGCTCGTGATGATCAGGGTGGCATACGCACCAATACAACTGTATGTTTGGGAAAAATAGCCCCACACCTACATCCACAGGTGCGACAGCGCGTTTTGGTGTCTGCTTTTATAAGGGCTATGCGCGATCCTTTCCCACCAGCACGAGTAGCTGGTGTACTTGCTTTGGCTGCTACACAACAATACTTCCTGCTAAG tGAAGTGGCAAACAGGGTTCTCCCATCTTTGTGTTCTCTTACCGTTGATCCAGAAAAGACTGTGCGCGATCCAGCTTTCAAAACGATACGTGGCTTTTTGGGTAAATTGGAAAAAGTATCAGAGGATCCAAGTCTGCGTGAAACTATGG aAGCTGATGTGCATACTGCTACGCCGTCGATCGGAAATGCAGCAGCTACATGGGCGGGTTGGGCTGTTACAGCAGTTACAGCTAAATTCTACCGGAGCCAAAGTGATTCATCACGTCCGCGACCGCCTTTAACTGGCCGAAATCTCTCTAAGCCTGCATCTTTAG AGCAACCTTCGAGTAGCAGCTTATCAACGACAACATCCAGCGTCACATCTATGACATCACTAGAACATGAAAGCAACGACACATCCGCGTCTGCTTCAGATTATGGCAACAATGACTGGGATAACGAAAATTGGGGTGAAATGGAC ACATCACAGGACCCTAGTAGTCCAATGGCTGGCACTTCTAACAATGGTCAATTGAATGCATCGAATGCACTCAATGAAGTACGTGATGGTTGGGATAACGAGGAGTGGGGCAGTTTAGAAGAAGAGCCG ggagaagaagaggaagaacaAGAAGAACATTCGCAGCCTTTGCATTCGAGACAATCAGCGCACTCTGTGGATGAGCAATTGTGCACGTCAACAGCACGCCCACATCAACAACAATTGCTGCAACATCAATTGAATGAACTTATCGAACCACTAGCTAAACTGAACACTCACACAGCGACATCGCCATCAAGGGGGCAAAATCAGCATGCACTTGACTTGCGATCCaaagatatttcaaatttagctattacacaaacaacaacaacaacggtatTTTCAAATTGCAACAATATCAGTCCACCACACATAAATAACTCAACGAATTCGAATGCAAATTGGAATAGCGATTCGTGGGCCGATGGTGAATTTGAACCTGTTGAAGAACAGCTGACGG GAAATACCAAGCTGGATGAAGCGCGTAGAAAACGCGAAGAGAAAAAGTTGCAGAGGCAACGTGAGTTGGAGGCGCGACGAGCGCAACGTACAAGTGGCCCGATGAAATTGGGTGCCAAAAAGCTTTAA
- the LOC126756199 gene encoding N-terminal kinase-like protein isoform X2, whose amino-acid sequence MWSFFSRDSTKDFPYDIGEQVPGLESRSIWTLHKAKRKGTQEEVSVFVYDIRSGSDAKCELAKAALKRLKTLRHPSILQYLDSFETDKTLYIATEAVEPLGTHIEKLASHGPQKDLYLAWGVFQITRALSFLNNDGNLRHNNVCVWSVFVNSSGEWKLGSLEYVSPADGNPMPPIKVPPALEVYDPPEKNDQSKLKAATKCSVDMWGLGCLVWESFNGPLKMRSNLKDIDNIPKSLQTLYCELVGASPSNRPNPADIITRCRKPGGFFKNDLVDSLLFLEEIQIKDKAEKNRFFSGLTIHLDNFPDNVCKHKILPQLITAYEYGDAGSAVLAPMFKLGKLLDETDYQKRIVPCVVKLFASTDRVTRSRLLQQLELFIAHLQPQVVNDQIFPQVAHGFLDTNATIREQTVKSIIHLAPKLNYNNLNVEVLRHFARLQARDDQGGIRTNTTVCLGKIAPHLHPQVRQRVLVSAFIRAMRDPFPPARVAGVLALAATQQYFLLSEVANRVLPSLCSLTVDPEKTVRDPAFKTIRGFLGKLEKVSEDPSLRETMEADVHTATPSIGNAAATWAGWAVTAVTAKFYRSQSDSSRPRPPLTGRNLSKPASLEQPSSSSLSTTTSSVTSMTSLEHESNDTSASASDYGNNDWDNENWGEMDDPSSPMAGTSNNGQLNASNALNEVRDGWDNEEWGSLEEEPGEEEEEQEEHSQPLHSRQSAHSVDEQLCTSTARPHQQQLLQHQLNELIEPLAKLNTHTATSPSRGQNQHALDLRSKDISNLAITQTTTTTVFSNCNNISPPHINNSTNSNANWNSDSWADGEFEPVEEQLTGNTKLDEARRKREEKKLQRQRELEARRAQRTSGPMKLGAKKL is encoded by the exons ATGTGGTCGTTCTTCTCGCGCGACTCGACGAAAGACTTTCCATATGATATCGGTGAACAAGTGCCGGGCTTAGAGTCACGTTCCATTTGGACATTGCACAAAGCAAAGCGTAAGGGCACACAAGAAGAAGTATCAGTATTTGTTTATGATATACGAAGTGGTTCAGATGCTAAATGTGAATTAGCAAAGGCTGCATTGAAACGGCTTAAGACTTTAAGACACCCGAGCATTCTACAGTACCTGGACTCATTTGAAACGGATAAAACACTTTATATTGCTACTGAAGCAGTTGAACCTTTGGGTACTCACATTGAAAAGTTGGCCTCTCATGGTCCCCAAAAAGATTTGTATTTAGCATGGGGGGTGTTTCAAATCACA CGCGCACTTTCATTCCTTAACAATGACGGTAACTTAAGGCATAACAATGTTTGCGTTTGGTCGGTATTTGTTAATTCATCTGGAGAATGGAAACTTGGTAGTTTGGAGTATGTTTCGCCAGCGGACGGTAATCCTATGCCACCTATTAAAGTACCACCCGCTTTAGAGGTATATGATCCACCGGAAAAAAACGACCAGAGCAAATTAAAAGCAGCTACAAAATg CTCAGTTGATATGTGGGGATTGGGTTGTTTAGTTTGGGAGTCATTCAATGGACCTCTAAAAATGCGTTCAAACCTTAAAGACATAGATAATATTCCAAAGTCGTTGCAAACTCTTTATTGTGAATTGGTAGGCGCATCACCTTCAAATAGACCCAACCCAGCTGATATTATAACGAGATGTCGCAAACCAGGTGGCTTCTTTAAGAATGATTTAGTTGATTCTCTACTTTTCCTTGAGGAGATACAAATCAAAGACAAGGCTGAGAAAAATCGTTTCTTTAGTGGTTTAACAATACATTTGGATAATTTTCCCGACAACGTTTGCaa GCATAAAATACTTCCTCAGCTTATCACTGCATATGAATATGGTGATGCAGGATCAGCTGTGCTAGCACCCATGTTTAAACTTGGAAAATTACTTGATGAAACTGATTATCAAAAACGCATAGTTCCCTGTGTAGTGAAACTTTTTGCTTCCACAGATCGTGTGACGCGCTCCCGATTATTACAACAATTAGAATTGTTTATAGCACATTTGCAACCGCAGGTAGTGAACGATCAGATTTTTCCCCAAGTCGCACATGGCTTCTTGGATACCAATGCTACCATAAGAGAGCAAACTGTAAAG TCTATCATTCATCTGGCGCCTAAGCTGAACTACAATAATTTGAATGTTGAGGTTCTACGACATTTTGCGCGCTTGCAAGCTCGTGATGATCAGGGTGGCATACGCACCAATACAACTGTATGTTTGGGAAAAATAGCCCCACACCTACATCCACAGGTGCGACAGCGCGTTTTGGTGTCTGCTTTTATAAGGGCTATGCGCGATCCTTTCCCACCAGCACGAGTAGCTGGTGTACTTGCTTTGGCTGCTACACAACAATACTTCCTGCTAAG tGAAGTGGCAAACAGGGTTCTCCCATCTTTGTGTTCTCTTACCGTTGATCCAGAAAAGACTGTGCGCGATCCAGCTTTCAAAACGATACGTGGCTTTTTGGGTAAATTGGAAAAAGTATCAGAGGATCCAAGTCTGCGTGAAACTATGG aAGCTGATGTGCATACTGCTACGCCGTCGATCGGAAATGCAGCAGCTACATGGGCGGGTTGGGCTGTTACAGCAGTTACAGCTAAATTCTACCGGAGCCAAAGTGATTCATCACGTCCGCGACCGCCTTTAACTGGCCGAAATCTCTCTAAGCCTGCATCTTTAG AGCAACCTTCGAGTAGCAGCTTATCAACGACAACATCCAGCGTCACATCTATGACATCACTAGAACATGAAAGCAACGACACATCCGCGTCTGCTTCAGATTATGGCAACAATGACTGGGATAACGAAAATTGGGGTGAAATGGAC GACCCTAGTAGTCCAATGGCTGGCACTTCTAACAATGGTCAATTGAATGCATCGAATGCACTCAATGAAGTACGTGATGGTTGGGATAACGAGGAGTGGGGCAGTTTAGAAGAAGAGCCG ggagaagaagaggaagaacaAGAAGAACATTCGCAGCCTTTGCATTCGAGACAATCAGCGCACTCTGTGGATGAGCAATTGTGCACGTCAACAGCACGCCCACATCAACAACAATTGCTGCAACATCAATTGAATGAACTTATCGAACCACTAGCTAAACTGAACACTCACACAGCGACATCGCCATCAAGGGGGCAAAATCAGCATGCACTTGACTTGCGATCCaaagatatttcaaatttagctattacacaaacaacaacaacaacggtatTTTCAAATTGCAACAATATCAGTCCACCACACATAAATAACTCAACGAATTCGAATGCAAATTGGAATAGCGATTCGTGGGCCGATGGTGAATTTGAACCTGTTGAAGAACAGCTGACGG GAAATACCAAGCTGGATGAAGCGCGTAGAAAACGCGAAGAGAAAAAGTTGCAGAGGCAACGTGAGTTGGAGGCGCGACGAGCGCAACGTACAAGTGGCCCGATGAAATTGGGTGCCAAAAAGCTTTAA